A single genomic interval of Lathyrus oleraceus cultivar Zhongwan6 chromosome 7, CAAS_Psat_ZW6_1.0, whole genome shotgun sequence harbors:
- the LOC127107098 gene encoding (+)-neomenthol dehydrogenase — MDPEHYFPSPSLSSTRWWSKETVAVVTGGNKGIGFALVKRLAEMGLTVVLAARDKQKGEDAVKNIPAPHRVHFLLLDVSDPDSIKTFASSFKAKFGATLDILVNNAGVSFNELHQNSVNHAESVMKTNFYGPRLLIQELLPLFRRSSSSITRILNVSSRLGSLNKVRNEEMRRILEREELKEEEIEEMVKKFLRDVRNGMWKSEGWPMYWTDYAVSKLALNAYSKVLAKRYKTELMSVNCFCPGFTQTSMTKGKGTHTAHQAASLAATLALLPPHHLPTGKFFLLRNNNDFRVADSKL; from the exons ATGGATCCTGAACATTATTTTCCATCTCCTTCACTCTCCTCAACCAG GTGGTGGTCGAAGGAGACGGTGGCGGTGGTGACCGGAGGAAACAAGGGCATAGGGTTTGCTCTTGTGAAACGTCTTGCAGAGATGGGACTTACCGTAGTGTTAGCTGCTAGAGACAAGCAAAAAGGAGAGGATGCTGTAAAGAACATTCCAGCACCTCATCGTGTACACTTTTTACTCCTTGATGTATCTGATCCTGATTCTATCAAAACCTTTGCATCCTCATTCAAAGCCAAATTTGGAGCCACTTTGGATATTCTT GTGAATAATGCAGGTGTATCATTCAATGAGCTCCATCAGAACTCAGTGAACCACGCAGAAAGTGTCATGAAAACAAATTTCTACGGTCCCAGGTTACTTATTCAGGAACTCCTTCCTCTCTTTCGTCGCTCATCTTCTTCCATCACACGCATTCTCAATGTTAGTTCAAGACTCGGCTCTCTCAAT AAGGTGAGAAACGAGGAAATGAGAAGAATTCTAGAGAGAGAGGAGTTGAAGGAAGAGGAGATAGAAGAAATGGTGAAAAAGTTTCTAAGAGATGTAAGAAATGGGATGTGGAAGAGTGAAGGGTGGCCAATGTATTGGACAGACTATGCAGTATCGAAGCTGGCTCTAAATGCATACTCGAAGGTGTTGGCTAAGAGATACAAGACTGAATTGATGAGTGTGAATTGTTTTTGCCCTGGTTTCACTCAAACCTCGATGACTAAAGGGAAGGGCACTCATACTGCTCATCAAGCTGCTTCTCTTGCTGCCACACTTGCCTTGCTTCCGCCGCACCACTTGCCCACCGGGAAATTCTTCTTGCTTAGAAATAATAATGACTTCCGTGTTGCTGATTCTAAACTTTGA